A region of Plutella xylostella chromosome 29, ilPluXylo3.1, whole genome shotgun sequence DNA encodes the following proteins:
- the LOC105386439 gene encoding uncharacterized protein LOC105386439, protein MTKEENLLPVEMGKLEIEPVKVNISKSVENPFIISQEKRKVFTQKMLRYSKCTCVTQKRDITIPIYKRKNNRLLKEPTLKLLQVCNDNMSVANLTTVRNRCIQSANRGLLECVNLQRVDNQNLSLHSLVDNCNQLRISPESSMQNIVPTEVMSETRWWKAAPQVQNKEAGTDKRPGPSCSQEALNPPCDVTIDELASYFETLVHIPKKMSSMAEMMYI, encoded by the coding sequence ATGACCAAGGAAGAGAATTTGTTGCCCGTTGAAATGGGGAAGCTCGAGATAGAGCCCGTCAAAGTGAACATATCAAAGAGTGTTGAAAACCCATTTATCATATCTCAAGAGAAAAGGAAGGTTTTCACACAGAAAATGTTGCGCTATTCAAAATGCACATGTGTCACACAGAAAAGGGATATAACAATACCAATTTATAAGAGGAAAAATAACAGGCTTCTGAAAGAGCCCACACTGAAACTGCTGCAGGTTTGCAATGACAACATGTCTGTAGCCAACTTAACTACAGTGAGAAACAGATGTATTCAGTCAGCAAATAGAGGTTTATTGGAATGTGTGAATCTCCAGAGAGTGGATAATCAAAACTTAAGTTTGCATTCTCTCGTTGATAATTGCAATCAGTTGAGGATATCTCCTGAAAGCAGTATGCAGAACATTGTGCCAACAGAAGTGATGAGTGAGACACGATGGTGGAAGGCAGCACCACAAGTTCAAAACAAAGAGGCTGGCACGGACAAGCGGCCGGGCCCTTCCTGCTCTCAAGAAGCTCTCAACCCGCCCTGTGATGTTACAATTGATGAATTAGCAAGTTACTTTGAAACTTTGGTACACATACCCAAGAAAATGTCTTCTATGGCAGAAATGATGtacat